From Sphingobacterium bambusae:
TGGTGGAGTACGACGCCCAGACACGTGAATTCTTGACATACGACGCTGCAAATGTGCAGACGCCTACGATGATTAATGGCGAGGAGCTAGATGCGAATCAACGTGAAGCTTACCGACTTGGAAAGCAAGTAAGCATCTATGATGATACCACCGTGCAATACCGCGTGTCAGAGCCCAAAGGTATTTTATCCAATACGGAAAAAGTTATCCTAAGTTTTGAAGATGATGGTAAGCTCAGACATGTTATGCTCCATGAGCTACGAAACCTTCAAGATGGCTTTCATAGACAGCTTGATTACAATAGAAGCTCTTACCAAAACGCATTGCAAATGATGCTGAAGAAAGATTTTCCGCATTTGGCCGCTGCTGATCTACAGGTTAATGAGCAGCGCGAGCGTTTTCGGTCTCGTTAGCCACTACGTACATTTAATCTCTTCCAAAATTCTATTCCAATCAGTAACCGGTTGGAGTGACACCAATTCCCTATCTATTTCATTTTATCATTTAATCCATTAGCTCATGAACGAGAACAATTTAGAGTACCTCAAAAAAACATTGGACAATCTAGGCTTCGATAATAAGCTGAACGATGTGCTCGAAACCGCGATTCGCCGTGAAATGCCAAATTTTAGTCTCGGCATCCAAACC
This genomic window contains:
- a CDS encoding DUF4099 domain-containing protein — translated: MQYLFKEAELPREALESLNLFNNEKVTIDNDNLEAMLAGRRSALIAISDVQLNNFRIARLEAKLSLSRIDSGEVELLIHPVYRTPQQHYLLDQDAMGALMDGEKTNHVVELNGGDEKVKRMVVEYDAQTREFLTYDAANVQTPTMINGEELDANQREAYRLGKQVSIYDDTTVQYRVSEPKGILSNTEKVILSFEDDGKLRHVMLHELRNLQDGFHRQLDYNRSSYQNALQMMLKKDFPHLAAADLQVNEQRERFRSR